In one window of Opitutus sp. GAS368 DNA:
- a CDS encoding tartrate dehydrogenase codes for MKGYRIATIPGDGIGNEVVPAGIAVLDAAARKFGFRLAWDQFPWSCQYYQETGRMMPENGLDQIRHHDAIYLGAVGFPGVPDHVSLWGLLIPIRRGFRQYTNLRPVRLMPSVVSPLRDRHPGDIDFYVVRENNEGEYTTVGGRLYEGTDEEMAFQQVVFTRRGVDRILRYAFELARRRPKKHLTSATKSNGITVTMPFWDERFKAMAKEYPDVRTDQYHIDILTAHFVQHPDWFDVVVGSNLFGDILSDLGPAVCGTIGIAPSANLNPERDYPSMFEPVHGSAPDIAGKGIANPIGQIWSGAMMLEHLGQPEAAAAIVRAIEQVVQHGPRTRDLGGTATTVEVGRAIAEAV; via the coding sequence ATGAAGGGATACCGCATCGCCACCATTCCCGGTGATGGCATCGGCAATGAGGTGGTCCCCGCCGGCATCGCCGTATTGGATGCGGCCGCCAGGAAGTTCGGCTTCCGCCTGGCGTGGGACCAATTCCCCTGGAGCTGCCAGTATTACCAGGAGACAGGGCGCATGATGCCCGAAAACGGCCTCGACCAGATCAGGCACCACGACGCGATCTATCTCGGCGCCGTGGGGTTTCCCGGCGTGCCCGATCACGTCTCCCTGTGGGGCCTGCTGATTCCGATCCGCCGCGGATTCCGCCAATACACCAATCTGCGGCCGGTGCGCCTGATGCCCAGCGTGGTTTCGCCTTTGCGGGACCGCCATCCCGGCGACATCGATTTCTACGTCGTGCGGGAAAACAATGAAGGTGAATACACCACGGTCGGCGGGCGCCTCTATGAAGGCACGGATGAGGAAATGGCGTTCCAGCAGGTCGTTTTCACGCGCCGCGGAGTTGACCGGATCCTGCGGTATGCGTTTGAACTGGCCCGGCGTCGGCCCAAGAAACACCTGACCTCGGCGACCAAGTCGAACGGCATCACGGTCACGATGCCGTTCTGGGACGAGCGTTTCAAGGCGATGGCGAAGGAATACCCGGACGTGCGGACGGACCAGTATCATATCGACATCCTCACGGCGCACTTCGTCCAGCACCCCGACTGGTTCGACGTGGTGGTGGGCTCCAACCTTTTTGGCGACATCCTTTCCGATCTCGGTCCCGCGGTCTGCGGCACCATCGGGATCGCCCCCTCGGCCAACCTGAATCCCGAACGCGACTATCCCTCCATGTTCGAGCCCGTGCACGGTTCGGCGCCGGATATCGCCGGCAAGGGCATTGCCAATCCAATCGGCCAGATCTGGTCCGGAGCGATGATGCTGGAGCACCTCGGCCAGCCCGAGGCGGCGGCGGCGATTGTGCGGGCGATCGAGCAGGTGGTCCAACACGGGCCGCGCACGCGCGATCTGGGTGGAACGGCGACGACGGTGGAGGTCGGGCGCGCCATTGCGGAAGCGGTTTGA
- a CDS encoding helix-turn-helix transcriptional regulator, with product MLSKRKAERPIFDLQTALDLDSFWRANLRLLHSVMPHHSCSLMLGIVDFQPLEGRHHVEAETEGGNQPVTSLSISRPFLAAHPRVKLYTYSEIVQEDPAAGQRRLEREEQFWGWNQFVHLAFWDGARPDAVLSIRRSKEQGDFIDEEKEFLANLHPVIDAGLRRLRMLERERSRSEGMERFLSGLPIPVMFLDAECKLGFATPEAYDLCAVWNYGFKEARTMNTRRCFRIPPEIIAACTRLAGVWDQGAARGVTVGLESARVDHAVIPRLVAKVDVSQPFKGSLVRPGFWVTLSGEMNLDGANTELSTEAIHRLQFLTPSERRVALLVAEGCANNEVARRLGKSARTVEFQLNMIYKKLCVTGRTELAHVLS from the coding sequence ATGCTATCAAAACGCAAGGCTGAACGCCCAATTTTTGATCTGCAGACCGCCCTCGACCTCGACAGTTTTTGGCGGGCCAACCTGCGTTTGCTTCACAGCGTGATGCCGCATCACTCCTGCAGCCTGATGCTCGGCATTGTTGATTTCCAGCCGCTGGAGGGACGGCATCACGTGGAGGCGGAGACCGAGGGCGGCAACCAGCCGGTGACAAGCCTCAGCATATCGCGCCCGTTTCTGGCGGCGCATCCCCGGGTGAAGCTGTATACCTACTCGGAAATCGTGCAGGAGGATCCGGCCGCCGGCCAGCGGCGCCTCGAGCGCGAGGAACAGTTCTGGGGCTGGAACCAATTCGTCCACCTGGCCTTTTGGGACGGGGCGCGCCCCGATGCGGTGCTGAGCATCCGGCGGAGCAAGGAGCAGGGTGACTTCATCGACGAGGAGAAGGAATTCCTGGCGAACCTGCATCCGGTGATCGACGCGGGCCTGCGGCGCCTGCGGATGCTCGAGCGCGAACGCAGCCGCAGCGAAGGGATGGAGCGGTTCCTGTCGGGCCTGCCGATCCCGGTGATGTTCCTGGATGCGGAGTGCAAGCTCGGCTTTGCGACGCCGGAAGCCTACGACCTATGTGCGGTGTGGAACTACGGATTCAAGGAAGCCCGCACGATGAACACGCGCCGCTGTTTCCGCATTCCGCCCGAAATCATCGCGGCCTGCACCCGGCTGGCCGGCGTGTGGGACCAGGGCGCGGCCCGGGGGGTGACGGTCGGCCTCGAAAGCGCGCGGGTCGACCACGCCGTGATTCCCCGGTTGGTGGCAAAAGTCGATGTCAGCCAGCCTTTCAAGGGCTCGCTGGTGCGGCCAGGGTTCTGGGTGACTTTGTCGGGGGAAATGAATCTCGACGGGGCCAACACCGAACTGAGCACCGAAGCCATCCACCGGCTGCAGTTCCTCACCCCGAGCGAGCGCCGGGTGGCGCTGTTGGTCGCGGAGGGGTGCGCCAACAACGAGGTGGCCCGCCGGCTGGGCAAATCGGCGCGAACGGTCGAGTTTCAGCTCAACATGATCTATAAGAAGCTGTGTGTTACCGGCCGGACGGAATTGGCGCATGTCCTTTCGTGA
- a CDS encoding MmgE/PrpD family protein has translation MNAQNLFPQSEINPTDLTRRSFLQGLGCLAAVAGLPLPAARAADATPAASVPVAAADATLITRLSTYMSEAASREISPEAAEKAKHHILDTLAAMVSGADLPPAVVALKFARLHAGDKLATVVGSDLLCGAMDAALVNGMLAHSDETDDSHAPSHTHPGCAIVPAALASGEHYGTSGTRLLRAVTLGYDIGTRITMALGGLDFQMETHHSTHSIGANFGAAAAAGCTAGFNAQQMCWLIDYAAQQAAGSAAWMRDLEHVSKSLVYGGRPAHNAIESVLMLELGATGVADILSGPDNFFIAMTPKADPSKLIEQLGERYEVTRTNIKKWTVGSPIQAPLDAIQNLQKRRPFEADEVRKVVVRVATSEAKTVNNRGMPDICMQHLVAVMILDKTVSFDVAHDKARMKDPAVLKVRAKVQLVPDEELERLYPERQAIVDLTLTDGTTLSERMIAVRGTAENPMPREEVVAKCRDLMAPRLGAEKCARLIESVLDLENIKDIRSLRPLLQRT, from the coding sequence ATGAATGCCCAAAATTTGTTTCCCCAAAGCGAAATCAACCCGACGGACCTGACCCGGCGCAGTTTTTTGCAGGGCTTGGGCTGCCTGGCCGCCGTGGCCGGCCTGCCGTTGCCGGCCGCCAGGGCCGCGGACGCGACCCCCGCTGCTTCCGTCCCGGTGGCCGCCGCGGACGCCACGCTGATCACCAGGCTGAGCACTTACATGAGCGAGGCCGCCAGCCGCGAGATTTCGCCGGAGGCGGCGGAAAAAGCCAAGCATCACATCCTCGACACCCTGGCCGCCATGGTTTCCGGCGCCGACCTGCCCCCGGCAGTGGTGGCGCTGAAGTTTGCCCGTCTTCACGCGGGGGACAAGCTGGCGACGGTGGTTGGCTCCGACCTGCTGTGCGGGGCCATGGACGCGGCGCTCGTGAACGGCATGCTCGCCCACTCCGATGAGACCGACGACTCGCATGCCCCGTCACACACCCATCCGGGATGTGCCATCGTGCCCGCCGCCCTGGCCTCCGGCGAACATTATGGCACCAGCGGAACACGCCTCCTGCGGGCGGTGACGCTGGGCTACGACATCGGAACCCGGATCACCATGGCGCTCGGCGGCCTGGACTTTCAGATGGAGACGCATCACAGCACGCACAGTATCGGTGCCAATTTTGGCGCCGCCGCCGCCGCGGGTTGCACGGCGGGCTTCAACGCGCAGCAGATGTGCTGGCTCATTGATTATGCCGCCCAGCAAGCCGCCGGCTCGGCGGCCTGGATGCGCGATCTCGAGCATGTCTCCAAGTCCCTGGTTTACGGCGGCCGGCCCGCGCATAATGCGATCGAGTCCGTCCTGATGCTCGAGCTGGGCGCCACGGGCGTGGCGGACATCCTGTCGGGTCCGGACAATTTCTTCATCGCCATGACGCCGAAGGCGGATCCCTCCAAGTTGATCGAGCAACTCGGCGAGCGCTACGAGGTGACGCGGACCAACATCAAGAAATGGACCGTGGGTTCGCCCATCCAGGCGCCGCTCGATGCGATCCAGAATCTGCAGAAGCGGCGCCCCTTTGAGGCGGACGAAGTGCGGAAAGTGGTGGTGCGGGTCGCGACCAGCGAAGCCAAAACCGTCAACAACCGGGGCATGCCAGACATCTGCATGCAGCACCTCGTGGCGGTGATGATCCTGGACAAGACGGTTTCGTTCGACGTGGCCCATGACAAAGCCCGGATGAAGGATCCGGCGGTGCTCAAAGTGCGGGCCAAGGTGCAGCTCGTGCCCGACGAGGAGCTCGAGCGTCTCTATCCGGAGAGGCAGGCGATCGTCGACCTGACCCTGACCGACGGAACCACGCTCAGTGAGCGGATGATCGCGGTGCGGGGCACGGCGGAGAATCCCATGCCCCGGGAAGAGGTGGTCGCGAAGTGCCGCGACCTGATGGCCCCCCGCCTTGGGGCGGAGAAATGCGCCCGGCTGATCGAGAGCGTGCTCGACCTGGAGAACATCAAGGACATCCGCAGCCTGCGGCCCCTCCTGCAACGGACCTGA